Within the Pseudobythopirellula maris genome, the region TCGTCCGAAGAGAACAACGGGGAGGAGCCTCAACGCCCGGCGTTCCTCCGACGCTACGCCTGGGCGTTCGTCGTCGTGGGGCTGGCGGGCAACGCGATGTTCTTTGTCGGCAGCATCTGCTTCTTGAGCGAACGCAGCCAAACGGCCGGGGTGTGGATGTTCATTCTCGGTTCGGGGCTAATGCTCGTCAGCAGCGCCGCGGGCGTGATCGATGAGTACGCGCAACGCCAACGTGAATAGCGCGAATCGTACGGCTGGGTGGCGAAGATCACGAGGCGGCCCCTGGTTGTGCGCTCTAACGGACGAACCGGTCCCACGAGCCGTAACGCTCACACACCACACCGCGCGGCGCCGAGAGCGCAGCGACGGCGAGGCCCATGGC harbors:
- a CDS encoding YrhK family protein; translated protein: MFFVGSICFLSERSQTAGVWMFILGSGLMLVSSAAGVIDEYAQRQRE